From one Brevibacterium sp. 'Marine' genomic stretch:
- a CDS encoding ATP-binding cassette domain-containing protein: MESTTDTLAEDAGIDAPAVSLHGWSLSGKQGDVFTDIDLEVPIGGIAVVRGSAGSGKTSFLLSVAGRMRVSAGEGRLGDIDIRKRARTVRGQVAVGHVGGLTDLEDDFTVAQHVAERQIMLQPWYKPWASKSTLREVIGLIRDTFTMAAEIIDELPPGTFSKDDAQRADFLIDDDGQVFVSELSELQKFFLEFGLASLSRPPVVVIDNIDYLRESADRARAWAGILIYQQLRRSRDPEDPLTVIVSCEDSSELDIATRSLGSRAEPSLVELELPARPPASRGSKH, encoded by the coding sequence ATGGAGAGCACAACGGACACTCTCGCCGAGGACGCCGGCATCGACGCGCCGGCGGTCTCGCTGCACGGTTGGTCCCTGTCCGGAAAACAAGGCGACGTGTTCACCGATATCGACCTTGAGGTGCCCATCGGCGGCATCGCCGTTGTCCGCGGCTCCGCGGGCAGCGGAAAGACCTCCTTCCTCCTGTCCGTGGCTGGACGGATGCGGGTCTCGGCGGGGGAGGGCCGCCTCGGCGATATCGATATCCGCAAACGGGCCCGCACCGTGCGCGGACAGGTTGCGGTCGGACATGTCGGTGGACTGACGGACCTCGAGGACGATTTCACGGTGGCCCAGCACGTCGCCGAACGGCAGATCATGCTCCAGCCCTGGTATAAGCCGTGGGCGTCGAAGTCGACATTGCGCGAGGTCATCGGCCTCATCCGGGACACTTTCACCATGGCTGCGGAGATCATCGACGAACTCCCGCCGGGGACGTTTTCGAAAGACGACGCCCAGCGTGCGGACTTCCTCATCGACGATGACGGGCAGGTGTTCGTCTCCGAGCTGAGTGAGCTGCAGAAGTTCTTCCTCGAGTTCGGGCTGGCGAGCCTCAGCCGCCCTCCCGTCGTCGTCATCGACAACATCGACTACCTGCGAGAATCCGCGGACCGGGCCCGAGCCTGGGCCGGAATCCTCATCTACCAGCAGCTGCGCAGATCAAGGGATCCCGAGGACCCGCTGACGGTCATCGTCTCCTGCGAGGACTCGAGCGAACTCGACATCGCCACCAGATCGCTGGGCTCCCGCGCGGAGCCGTCGTTGGTCGAACTCGAGCTGCCGGCACGCCCTCCCGCGTCTCGCGGATCCAAACACTGA
- a CDS encoding TetR/AcrR family transcriptional regulator has product MSKRDDIITAAIRLAERSGPGEANLSVRAVAKEAGVGPSTLRHYFPTQADLHEAVALRSIDTVVKDFSIADAARAPADRLYECCAQFLPTHEHRDVQLETWFSMHLHALGAEKRAVSRRLLEHGHRVTYDSLYRWLNLLAEEGHLNPTEVAPTAIALFTTVDGIALHSIISPETMTVDAAHEQVKWTIDKLLSS; this is encoded by the coding sequence TTGTCGAAGCGAGACGACATCATCACCGCGGCCATCCGGCTGGCGGAACGGTCGGGACCCGGCGAGGCGAACCTCAGTGTGCGCGCCGTGGCCAAGGAAGCAGGGGTCGGACCGTCGACGCTGCGCCACTACTTCCCCACCCAGGCAGACCTCCACGAGGCGGTCGCACTGCGTTCCATCGACACCGTCGTCAAGGATTTCTCCATCGCCGATGCGGCCCGCGCCCCAGCCGACCGGCTCTATGAGTGCTGTGCCCAGTTTCTGCCGACCCATGAGCATCGGGATGTGCAGCTCGAAACCTGGTTCTCCATGCACCTGCACGCTCTCGGCGCCGAGAAGCGGGCAGTGTCCCGGCGTCTCCTCGAACACGGCCACCGAGTCACCTACGACAGTCTTTATCGCTGGCTGAATCTGCTCGCCGAGGAGGGGCACCTCAACCCCACCGAGGTGGCTCCGACTGCCATAGCGCTCTTCACCACCGTCGACGGCATCGCCCTGCACTCGATCATCTCGCCCGAGACCATGACCGTCGACGCCGCACATGAACAGGTCAAATGGACGATCGACAAGCTCCTCAGCTCCTGA
- a CDS encoding LysE/ArgO family amino acid transporter codes for MLTHLVTGLLTGWSLIIAVGPQNALLLRQGIRREHLGVVVTICIVADVLLIAAGTVGIGAIVLLAPWALEALRWLGVAYLLWFAWTSLKSARDATGLKADTHQRTLKSIILTTLALTFLNPGVYIDTVVMLGNLANQQGRDGVWPFTLGAMLGSISWFLVIGYGARGLSRYLGRPRVWQVLDIIIAVVLVVLAARLALG; via the coding sequence GTGCTCACTCATCTCGTCACCGGACTCCTCACCGGCTGGTCGCTCATCATCGCCGTCGGCCCGCAGAACGCGCTCCTGCTGCGGCAGGGGATCCGGCGCGAGCACCTCGGCGTCGTCGTCACCATCTGCATCGTCGCCGACGTCCTGCTCATCGCAGCGGGCACGGTGGGGATCGGGGCGATCGTGCTGTTGGCGCCGTGGGCGCTCGAAGCCCTGCGCTGGCTGGGCGTGGCCTACCTGCTGTGGTTCGCATGGACGAGCCTGAAATCGGCGCGCGACGCCACCGGGCTGAAAGCCGATACCCACCAGCGGACCCTCAAGTCCATCATCCTCACCACTTTGGCGCTGACGTTCCTCAATCCCGGCGTCTACATCGACACCGTCGTCATGCTCGGCAACCTCGCCAACCAGCAGGGCCGCGACGGAGTGTGGCCGTTCACTCTCGGAGCGATGCTCGGCTCGATCAGTTGGTTCCTCGTCATCGGCTACGGCGCCCGTGGGCTCTCCCGCTACCTAGGCCGACCACGGGTCTGGCAGGTTCTCGACATCATCATCGCCGTGGTGCTCGTGGTGCTGGCCGCGCGGCTGGCGCTGGGATAG
- a CDS encoding YhgE/Pip domain-containing protein yields MFSLPWLELSRFKRHTITRLAMIVIIVIPSIYGGLYLASNWNPTEHLDKLQAAIVNEDTGAEKPDSDGEKLNAGQELVDEITPKGEGGFDWQETSQEEADEGLAEGKYFAVLEIPSDFSEMLVSTGGDDPEQAGLKLRTDDAHNFIVGQVAGTILSEIKGGLSETTTAEYVNQVYLGFNDIHSETEKAANGASDLHDGAGQLHDGTGELVDGATKLDKGIGTLHSGLIDLDEGAGELKKGSGDLADGASELKKGTTEAKNGSKKLADGAGQVADGTSELRDTADEATKKAEDVKRKADDVVDGARPKLERAEGDFDDARTTVRGDMDERIKQLQEDYPDDPNVQKLAEDADGLGEDLDSAHKRASDATDEAKSLEDKLTDAVDGVMDKIRTADKKIGQLDDGAQKVATGADDLHSGLIKLDAGAGRLAKGAGDLHDGAVQLKDGTAKAEDGAADLKDGSEQLVDGATELDKGAGKLDDGSGELADGLQKGLEQIPTYDKNDRENRSDVVAVPVDADKVKDNAVDAYGEGLSAFFVSLALWIGGMITYMVLNAIPYRALFSSAPSSRIAWAGYVPGLLFGIAQVAVLYAILTFALDFSAGAWVWTLLFSMLVAACFHSVHQLCVAALGGVGRLVALVLLMLQIASAGGTYPVETAPKIFQVISPFLPMTHAVSGLRTLVAGGDMFIAAQAAVVLLLMTALCLVATIVVCSRKRMVTLTQLHPSLSL; encoded by the coding sequence ATGTTCTCCCTGCCCTGGTTAGAACTCTCACGATTCAAACGCCACACGATCACCCGACTGGCGATGATCGTCATCATCGTCATCCCGTCGATCTACGGCGGACTGTACCTGGCCTCGAACTGGAACCCGACCGAGCATCTCGACAAGCTGCAGGCGGCAATCGTCAACGAGGATACCGGCGCGGAGAAGCCCGACTCGGACGGAGAGAAGCTCAACGCCGGTCAGGAACTCGTCGACGAGATCACGCCGAAAGGTGAAGGCGGATTCGACTGGCAGGAGACCAGCCAAGAGGAAGCCGACGAGGGCCTGGCCGAAGGGAAGTACTTCGCGGTCCTCGAGATCCCCTCGGACTTCTCCGAGATGCTCGTGTCGACAGGCGGTGACGATCCGGAGCAGGCAGGGCTCAAGCTGCGCACCGACGACGCCCACAACTTCATCGTCGGACAGGTGGCCGGGACCATCCTCTCCGAGATCAAGGGCGGGCTGAGCGAGACCACGACTGCCGAGTACGTCAACCAGGTCTATCTCGGATTCAACGACATCCATTCGGAGACGGAGAAGGCCGCAAACGGTGCGTCCGACCTGCACGACGGAGCAGGCCAGCTCCACGACGGGACCGGAGAGCTCGTCGACGGGGCGACGAAGCTCGACAAGGGAATCGGGACGCTGCACTCCGGGCTCATCGACCTCGATGAGGGTGCGGGGGAGCTGAAGAAGGGCAGCGGCGACCTTGCCGACGGTGCCTCTGAGCTGAAGAAGGGCACCACCGAGGCGAAGAACGGTTCGAAGAAACTCGCCGACGGTGCCGGGCAGGTCGCCGACGGCACCTCCGAGCTGCGCGATACCGCCGATGAGGCGACGAAGAAGGCCGAGGACGTCAAACGCAAGGCCGATGACGTCGTCGACGGGGCGCGGCCGAAGCTCGAGCGCGCCGAAGGCGACTTCGACGATGCCCGGACCACAGTGCGCGGGGACATGGACGAGCGGATCAAACAGCTGCAGGAGGACTATCCGGACGACCCGAACGTGCAGAAACTCGCCGAGGATGCCGACGGCCTCGGCGAGGACCTCGATTCCGCACACAAGCGCGCCTCCGATGCCACGGATGAGGCGAAGAGCCTCGAGGACAAGCTGACCGACGCTGTTGACGGAGTGATGGACAAGATCCGCACTGCCGATAAGAAGATCGGTCAGCTTGACGACGGCGCACAGAAGGTCGCGACTGGTGCCGATGACCTCCACTCCGGGCTGATCAAACTCGACGCAGGAGCGGGGAGGCTCGCCAAGGGTGCCGGTGACCTCCATGACGGTGCCGTCCAACTCAAGGACGGCACGGCGAAGGCCGAGGACGGAGCCGCTGATCTCAAGGACGGATCGGAACAGCTCGTCGACGGCGCGACCGAACTCGACAAAGGCGCCGGCAAGCTCGATGACGGCTCTGGGGAACTCGCCGACGGTCTGCAGAAGGGGCTCGAGCAGATCCCGACCTATGACAAGAACGATCGGGAGAACCGGTCGGATGTCGTGGCTGTTCCCGTCGATGCGGACAAGGTCAAGGACAATGCCGTCGATGCCTATGGCGAGGGACTGTCCGCGTTCTTCGTCTCCTTGGCCCTGTGGATCGGCGGAATGATCACCTACATGGTGCTCAATGCGATCCCGTACCGGGCATTGTTCTCATCGGCCCCCTCATCGCGGATCGCGTGGGCAGGCTATGTTCCCGGGCTGCTCTTCGGTATCGCCCAGGTCGCGGTCCTCTACGCGATCCTCACCTTCGCCTTGGACTTCTCGGCCGGAGCGTGGGTGTGGACCCTGCTGTTCTCGATGCTCGTGGCGGCCTGTTTCCACTCCGTGCACCAGTTGTGTGTCGCGGCGCTGGGAGGGGTCGGCAGACTCGTCGCCCTGGTGCTGCTCATGCTGCAGATCGCTTCGGCAGGCGGAACCTATCCGGTCGAGACGGCGCCGAAGATCTTCCAGGTCATCTCGCCGTTCCTGCCGATGACGCACGCGGTCAGCGGTCTGCGCACACTGGTTGCCGGTGGTGACATGTTCATCGCGGCCCAGGCGGCCGTGGTCCTGCTGCTGATGACCGCGCTCTGTCTGGTGGCCACGATCGTGGTCTGCAGCCGCAAGCGCATGGTCACACTCACCCAGCTCCATCCGAGCCTGAGCCTGTAG
- a CDS encoding VOC family protein, whose protein sequence is MPANPREGQPIWIDYVCQDFEAAQNFYTQLFGWEFTDMGEDFGHYNMITKDGGNVGGAMRAMNMDGTPSPEMPTAWSTYLHTGDIAGTYQAALGAGAAEVVGPMPVGPLGQMAVVVDPTGSPIGMWQPGEFSGFDTPLTPGTPVWFELMTTNYQAANDFYAKVFSFDITPMEGFPYSTHGDGDEAVAGICDASQWAQNSYWRTYINVEDADAAAAKVTELGGTVLAGPEDSPYGRIVTVTDPEGATFQLQQNP, encoded by the coding sequence ATGCCTGCCAACCCCCGCGAAGGCCAGCCGATCTGGATCGACTATGTCTGCCAGGACTTCGAGGCCGCCCAGAACTTCTACACTCAGCTCTTCGGCTGGGAATTCACCGACATGGGTGAGGACTTCGGCCACTACAACATGATCACGAAGGACGGAGGCAACGTCGGCGGTGCCATGCGAGCCATGAACATGGACGGCACCCCGAGCCCGGAAATGCCCACAGCCTGGTCGACCTACCTGCACACTGGCGACATCGCCGGAACCTATCAGGCTGCGCTGGGCGCCGGAGCCGCCGAAGTCGTCGGCCCCATGCCCGTCGGCCCGCTCGGTCAGATGGCCGTCGTCGTCGACCCGACGGGATCACCCATCGGCATGTGGCAGCCCGGCGAGTTCTCCGGCTTCGATACTCCGCTCACTCCGGGAACCCCCGTGTGGTTCGAACTCATGACGACGAACTATCAGGCGGCCAATGATTTCTATGCCAAGGTCTTCTCATTCGACATCACCCCGATGGAGGGGTTCCCGTACTCGACGCACGGCGACGGTGACGAGGCTGTAGCCGGAATCTGCGATGCCAGTCAGTGGGCACAGAACTCCTACTGGCGCACCTACATCAACGTCGAAGACGCCGATGCCGCGGCAGCAAAGGTGACAGAGCTCGGCGGCACAGTGCTCGCCGGTCCCGAAGACTCCCCGTACGGACGCATCGTCACGGTCACCGATCCGGAGGGAGCGACGTTCCAGCTGCAGCAGAATCCGTGA
- a CDS encoding RecQ family ATP-dependent DNA helicase — MTESTPTSPPVADSPGTTDGFAIEAQRILAELTANPTARFRDGQLESIRDLVQGRKRVLVVQRTGWGKSAVYFVATRMLRASGTGPSLIISPLLALMRDQIAAAERAGVRAASLNSSNVTEWDSVLEDLRAGSLDVLLVSPERLNNPQFRDEVLPQLLAFLGLIVVDEAHCISDWGHDFRPDYRRIGRILSELPRDTPVLATTATANSRVVTDVAEQLGDDTTVVRGELARDSLRLGVLPGLDASARIAWLASHLNDFTGSGIVYTLTVSAAEDITRMLREQGHEVRAYTGRTDAEERAELEQQLKDNRLKALVATSALGMGFDKPDLGFVIHIGAPSSAVAYYQQVGRAGRATDSADVLLLPGAEDEQIWEYFATASMPNQDDANAVLAALAEADGPLSVARLETLVGTKRSRLNLLLKTLEVEDAVTKVKGGYVSTGLGWTYDRDRYEKVAAVRAEEAQAMLDYEATGQCRMEFLIRQLDDPDPQPCGRCDNCAGVWFSAEISDEQRQAAAGNLHKIGLPIEPRSTWPSGMANIGVPLKGRIPAEELAEEGRAIARLSDLGQGQSLRSFLAPDAPDAEVPGQIGKWCLEVLAQWDWKTRPEVVVSIPSNRRPVTVRSLAANLAAAGRLVDGGELLQVSDHGTPDVNSAFRVKDLYEAFVVPPDVEEAVAGKSVLLVDDEVVSRWTMTVCARLLRKAGASSVLPFALALRA; from the coding sequence ATGACGGAATCCACCCCGACATCCCCACCCGTTGCCGACTCTCCCGGCACGACTGACGGCTTCGCGATCGAGGCGCAGCGCATCCTCGCCGAGCTCACCGCGAACCCGACCGCGCGGTTCCGCGACGGCCAGCTCGAGTCCATCCGCGACCTCGTGCAGGGAAGAAAGCGCGTCCTCGTCGTCCAGCGCACCGGGTGGGGCAAGTCGGCCGTGTACTTCGTCGCCACCCGCATGCTCCGGGCCTCAGGCACGGGACCCAGCCTCATCATCTCCCCGCTGCTGGCGCTCATGCGCGACCAGATCGCCGCAGCCGAACGCGCCGGAGTCCGCGCCGCCAGCCTCAACTCCTCGAACGTCACCGAATGGGACTCCGTGCTCGAGGATCTCAGGGCCGGCAGCCTCGACGTCCTCCTCGTCTCCCCGGAGAGGCTGAACAATCCGCAGTTCCGCGACGAAGTGCTGCCGCAGCTGCTGGCCTTCCTCGGCCTCATCGTCGTCGACGAAGCCCACTGCATCTCCGACTGGGGCCACGATTTCCGCCCCGACTACCGCCGCATCGGCCGGATACTGTCCGAACTGCCGCGCGACACTCCGGTACTCGCGACGACGGCGACCGCAAACTCCCGCGTGGTCACCGACGTCGCCGAACAGCTCGGCGACGACACCACCGTGGTCCGCGGCGAACTCGCCCGAGATTCCCTGCGCCTCGGCGTCCTCCCCGGACTCGACGCCAGTGCCCGCATCGCCTGGCTGGCCTCGCACCTGAACGACTTCACCGGGTCCGGAATCGTCTACACGCTCACCGTCTCCGCCGCCGAGGACATCACCCGAATGCTGCGCGAACAAGGCCACGAGGTCCGCGCCTATACGGGCCGGACCGATGCCGAAGAGCGCGCCGAACTCGAACAGCAGCTCAAGGACAACCGCCTCAAGGCACTGGTGGCCACTTCGGCGCTGGGCATGGGATTCGACAAACCCGACCTCGGATTCGTCATCCACATCGGCGCACCGTCCTCGGCTGTGGCCTACTACCAGCAGGTCGGTCGTGCCGGCCGCGCCACGGACTCCGCCGACGTCCTCCTGCTGCCCGGTGCGGAAGACGAACAGATCTGGGAGTACTTCGCGACCGCGTCGATGCCGAACCAGGACGACGCGAACGCCGTGCTCGCAGCCCTCGCCGAGGCGGACGGCCCCCTGTCCGTGGCCCGCTTGGAGACCTTGGTCGGAACCAAACGCTCCCGGTTGAATTTGCTGCTCAAGACCCTCGAGGTCGAAGACGCCGTGACGAAGGTCAAGGGCGGGTACGTCTCGACCGGGCTGGGGTGGACCTATGACCGGGATCGCTATGAGAAGGTCGCAGCTGTCCGAGCCGAAGAGGCCCAGGCCATGCTCGACTACGAAGCAACCGGGCAGTGCCGGATGGAATTCCTCATCCGTCAGCTCGACGACCCCGACCCGCAGCCGTGCGGTCGCTGCGACAACTGCGCCGGAGTGTGGTTCTCTGCCGAGATCTCCGACGAACAGCGCCAGGCCGCGGCCGGGAACCTGCACAAGATCGGTCTGCCCATCGAACCGCGCAGCACCTGGCCCAGCGGTATGGCCAATATCGGTGTCCCGCTCAAGGGCCGGATCCCGGCCGAAGAGCTCGCCGAGGAGGGGCGTGCGATCGCCCGCCTGTCCGACCTCGGGCAGGGGCAGTCCCTCCGGTCGTTCCTCGCCCCCGATGCTCCCGATGCCGAGGTGCCCGGTCAGATCGGCAAGTGGTGCCTCGAAGTCCTGGCACAGTGGGATTGGAAAACACGGCCCGAGGTGGTCGTGTCGATCCCGAGCAATCGCCGTCCTGTGACGGTGCGGTCTCTGGCCGCGAATCTCGCCGCGGCCGGCCGACTTGTGGACGGCGGGGAACTGCTCCAGGTAAGCGACCACGGCACACCTGATGTCAACAGTGCCTTCCGCGTCAAGGACCTCTATGAAGCCTTCGTTGTTCCTCCCGACGTCGAGGAGGCGGTGGCCGGGAAATCAGTGCTGCTCGTCGACGACGAGGTCGTCTCGCGGTGGACGATGACGGTCTGTGCACGATTGCTGCGCAAGGCGGGAGCCTCCTCGGTGCTGCCATTCGCCCTTGCGCTGCGGGCCTGA
- a CDS encoding DUF805 domain-containing protein — MIGWPTILVRDHYLRVTMSYDANAAYNSDSDVPGPGMPDPGTSGGHGYDGLGYGGAPRSAASPDDLSLPLYGATFGQAVKRFFKNYAKFSGRASRSEYWFAYLFTIIIGIIPYILGIAGGTISSLSAPADSYNATPPAGATALMATAGILLLVAFLATIVPTLAITWRRLHDANFAGPFYFLNFIPFVGWIIVIVLLVMESKPEGQRFDR, encoded by the coding sequence ATGATCGGCTGGCCGACCATTCTTGTACGCGATCACTATTTGAGAGTCACTATGTCCTACGACGCGAACGCAGCATACAACTCCGACTCCGACGTTCCGGGCCCAGGAATGCCGGACCCCGGAACGTCTGGCGGACACGGCTACGACGGGCTCGGATATGGTGGAGCACCCCGCAGTGCTGCCAGCCCCGACGACCTCTCGCTTCCGCTCTATGGCGCGACCTTCGGCCAGGCCGTCAAACGCTTCTTCAAGAACTATGCGAAGTTCTCTGGGCGGGCTTCGCGCAGTGAGTACTGGTTCGCATACCTGTTCACGATCATTATCGGAATCATTCCCTACATTCTGGGAATTGCTGGGGGCACGATCAGCTCGCTCTCGGCGCCGGCAGACTCCTACAACGCAACACCGCCGGCCGGCGCTACGGCGCTTATGGCGACTGCCGGAATCCTGTTGCTGGTTGCCTTTTTGGCCACAATAGTTCCAACTCTTGCAATCACCTGGCGACGTCTGCACGACGCCAACTTTGCGGGCCCTTTCTACTTCCTCAACTTCATCCCATTCGTCGGGTGGATCATCGTGATCGTGCTGCTGGTGATGGAATCGAAGCCCGAAGGGCAGCGCTTCGACCGCTGA
- a CDS encoding DUF805 domain-containing protein encodes MSYDANAAYNSGTPGQGAPGAGVPAGQGYGGQGFGGAPRGAASPDDLSLPLYGASFGQAVKRFFKNYVNFKGRASRSEFWYAYLLVILLGIIPGIIYGIGTGMVAAAAASDPYGMSTPPTGAFAMLGIGGVLGAIIMLATILPFISVGVRRLHDANYPGPMFFLWLIPGVGAIIVLILMIMESKPEGQRFDV; translated from the coding sequence ATGTCCTACGACGCGAATGCAGCATACAACTCCGGCACCCCCGGTCAAGGGGCACCAGGAGCCGGAGTGCCGGCCGGCCAGGGCTATGGAGGGCAGGGCTTCGGCGGAGCGCCACGCGGTGCCGCCAGCCCCGATGACCTCTCGCTCCCGCTCTACGGCGCATCCTTCGGCCAGGCCGTCAAGCGCTTCTTCAAGAACTATGTCAACTTCAAGGGACGCGCCTCGCGCAGCGAATTCTGGTACGCCTACCTGTTAGTGATTCTTTTGGGAATCATCCCCGGAATCATCTATGGAATCGGCACAGGAATGGTTGCCGCAGCCGCCGCCTCCGATCCCTACGGCATGTCGACCCCGCCGACCGGAGCGTTCGCGATGCTCGGAATCGGCGGCGTCCTGGGCGCCATCATCATGCTCGCCACGATCCTTCCGTTCATCAGCGTCGGAGTGCGCCGACTCCACGATGCCAACTACCCGGGACCGATGTTCTTCCTCTGGCTCATTCCGGGAGTCGGAGCAATCATCGTGCTCATCCTGATGATCATGGAGTCCAAGCCCGAGGGGCAGCGCTTCGACGTCTGA
- a CDS encoding ArgP/LysG family DNA-binding transcriptional regulator, with protein MNIDHVKALAAAVDEGTVEGAAFVLGITASAASQRIRTLESRLGQVLIRRTNPITVTEAGQAILRYARQVELLESEALDRLHGIDADSLGAGGSGAGRSEPTVLRVGVNADSMATWFRPIFAEAAGWDDVVFRIEMVDQDKALPLLASGEVLGTITSTATGGYGTTVAELGAMRYTAVAKRSLFDRHSTGTEADLTRLPMVNFGQDDDLQFEFLRRCGVDGRPPMSVVPGSAEFAAAVEAGLGWGMVPVMQLDGLDADLVEIGTEPHIDVPLYWHHWTLASEKLSRLTEALRRAAADMR; from the coding sequence ATGAACATCGATCACGTCAAAGCGCTCGCTGCCGCTGTCGACGAAGGTACCGTCGAAGGGGCGGCCTTCGTCCTCGGCATCACCGCCTCGGCGGCGAGTCAACGTATCCGCACGCTCGAGTCCCGCCTCGGGCAGGTCCTCATCCGACGAACGAATCCGATCACCGTCACCGAGGCGGGGCAGGCGATCCTCCGCTACGCTCGGCAGGTCGAACTGCTCGAATCCGAGGCGCTCGACCGGCTGCACGGCATCGACGCCGACTCCCTCGGGGCGGGCGGATCCGGTGCGGGGCGGAGCGAGCCCACGGTGCTCCGGGTGGGGGTGAATGCCGATTCGATGGCGACGTGGTTCCGCCCGATCTTCGCCGAGGCGGCCGGCTGGGACGATGTCGTCTTCCGCATCGAGATGGTCGACCAGGACAAGGCGCTGCCGCTCTTGGCGTCGGGGGAGGTGCTCGGCACGATCACCTCGACGGCGACCGGCGGGTACGGGACGACGGTCGCCGAGCTCGGGGCGATGCGCTACACCGCCGTGGCCAAACGTTCCCTATTCGATCGGCATTCCACCGGCACCGAGGCGGATCTGACCAGGTTGCCGATGGTGAATTTCGGCCAGGATGACGACCTGCAATTCGAGTTCCTCCGCCGCTGCGGAGTCGACGGTCGGCCGCCGATGTCGGTCGTGCCGGGATCGGCGGAGTTCGCGGCCGCGGTAGAGGCAGGCCTCGGTTGGGGGATGGTGCCGGTCATGCAGCTCGACGGCCTCGACGCCGACCTCGTCGAGATCGGCACCGAGCCGCATATCGACGTCCCGCTGTACTGGCACCACTGGACTCTGGCTTCGGAGAAGCTCTCGCGACTGACCGAGGCGCTGCGCCGTGCGGCCGCCGACATGCGGTGA
- a CDS encoding tellurite resistance/C4-dicarboxylate transporter family protein: MNTADRDLTGLHGRWGLSPSTLAPGCFASVMATGIVSIGAELAGLHLLSVTLFWLAVTLYVFFTVLTVVRILRYPDAVRADLHDPSRAFGFFTAVAGTNVLATGFVGLGMIPPALTLFVLGGLLWLVLGYGIPFTAILGSSTRPVSAGVNGTWLVWAVAAQSVAVVAASLGIELPHTPDADRGLVAFLALAAVVMWAVGLALYVVCLIAIGVRILQHRFGPEDLDAPYWVTMGALAISIVAGSRILDLGETPLLETTRVLVGASSALLWAIATWLVPALVAAGIWRHAVHRAPMTYAAGLWSMVFPVGMYAVASIYLGRSDHVPAIEWIGLHWYWIALTVWAFVFVSMLLSFVRTVRRP; this comes from the coding sequence ATGAACACGGCCGATCGCGACCTCACCGGCCTGCACGGACGGTGGGGACTGAGCCCGTCGACACTGGCTCCCGGGTGCTTCGCCTCGGTGATGGCGACCGGGATCGTGTCGATCGGTGCCGAGCTCGCAGGGCTGCATCTGCTGTCAGTGACTCTGTTCTGGCTTGCCGTTACCCTGTACGTGTTCTTCACCGTACTCACCGTGGTGCGGATCCTCCGATATCCCGATGCTGTTCGCGCCGACCTGCATGATCCCTCCCGGGCCTTCGGCTTCTTCACCGCCGTGGCCGGCACGAACGTCCTGGCGACGGGCTTCGTCGGCCTGGGGATGATTCCGCCTGCGCTCACCCTCTTCGTTCTCGGCGGTCTGCTCTGGCTGGTGCTCGGGTACGGGATTCCCTTCACCGCGATCCTCGGGTCGAGCACACGGCCGGTGTCGGCAGGGGTGAATGGCACGTGGCTCGTATGGGCGGTGGCAGCTCAATCAGTGGCGGTGGTCGCCGCGAGCCTGGGGATCGAACTTCCGCACACTCCGGACGCCGATCGCGGTCTGGTCGCATTCCTCGCGCTCGCGGCGGTGGTCATGTGGGCCGTTGGACTGGCGCTCTACGTCGTGTGCTTGATTGCGATCGGCGTGCGCATTCTCCAGCATCGGTTCGGGCCCGAGGACCTCGATGCCCCGTATTGGGTGACGATGGGCGCACTGGCGATCTCGATCGTGGCGGGTTCGCGGATCCTCGATCTCGGCGAGACTCCCCTGCTCGAGACGACACGCGTACTGGTCGGAGCATCCTCGGCGCTGTTGTGGGCGATCGCCACGTGGCTCGTCCCGGCGCTCGTCGCCGCGGGCATCTGGAGGCATGCCGTCCACCGGGCGCCGATGACCTATGCGGCCGGACTGTGGAGCATGGTGTTCCCTGTCGGCATGTACGCAGTGGCGAGCATCTACCTGGGCCGGTCGGATCATGTGCCGGCGATCGAATGGATCGGGCTCCACTGGTACTGGATCGCCCTGACGGTGTGGGCGTTCGTCTTCGTCTCGATGCTCCTGTCGTTCGTCAGGACCGTCCGCCGACCCTGA